GTACCGCCCCCGGTGCGCCGCGCCCAGCTCAAGGGGATGCATGGGGACGTGAAGGTCAAACGCGCGGCCGGAGACGAATGGCTCCCCGCCCAGGAAGGCATGGCGCTCTTCGAGAATGACAAGGTACGGACCGTGGCGGGAGCTGGAGCGCAGGTCGTCTTCGTGCAGGGCAGCGTGGTGAACCTGGGCGAGGACGCGTTGATCGGCATCGCGGAGACGCGGCCCCGCCCCGGACAGGAGCGCACGGACCTGACGGTCTTGCGCGGACGGGTCGACGCCGAGCTGGAGGACTCCTCGCGCCAGGCGCTCTCCGTCACCACCCCCGCGGCCACGGTCCGGGCCGGAAGGGACATCGTGTTCCAATGAGGCTCTACCTTCTGATGGCGTTGCTGTCCCTCGCGCCCGGCGAGGTCGAGGTTCGCGCCGGCGAGTCGCTGGACCAGGTCGCCGAGCGGACCCTGGGCCGCGACGGAGCCAGTGAGCTCAAGGCGATCAACAAGTTGAAGGGCGACACGCTCGTGCCCGGCACGAAGCTGAAGCTGCCAGGGCCCGATCGGGAGCGGGCGCAGATGGCGCTGAAGTCGGCGCGCAACTCGGTGGAGCAGTCCGATCCCAATTCGCCCCAGCACGAGGAGGCCCTGGCCAAGCTCAAGGAGGCCGAGTCCCACTTCCACAGCGCGCGCTACGAAGAGGCCGCGCAGACGGCCGACGACGCCTGGAAGCGGCTCGCCGAGCGTCCCGCCCAGCCCACCCGGCTGAGCGTGGTGGTGAACGATCGGGGCGACACCGTGGTGAAGGCCGTGTCCGGCCGGGTGTCCGTGGAGGGCGGCGGCACCACCCAGGTCATCGAGGATGGGGCCAGTGTCCAGGTGGAGAAGGGCCAGGCGCCGCGGCTGGTGCTGGGCGTGCCCCGCCCCACCCAGCCCCAGGACAAGCAGCGGCTGAGCGTCAAGCCCGTCAAGAGCGGTCTGCAGCCCGTGCTCATCTCCTGGAAGGCGGTGCAGGGCGCCGAGAGCTACGAGGTGGAGCTGGTGCCCGCCCAGGGCGAGCGCCGGGTGATGCCCGCTCCGAGCAACGAGTTGCAGGTGCCGCTCGCCGCGGGCACCTACCGCTGGAGCGTGCGTGCCCTCTCGCGCGACTCGCGTTCCGAGGCCTCGGCCGAGCGGGACTTCGAGGTGGAGGTGGCGGAGGTCCCCGCCAAGCGCCTGCGCGTCAAGGTGCAGTCCTCGAAGTGGAAGTAGCAGGGAGGTCCATCCCCCATGCGGCTCTTCAAGACGCTCCTGCTGTTGATGCTGGTGGCCAGCCTGGTGCCCACGGTGATGGTGGGCCTGCTGTCCGTGTCCGACACGCGCGAGCTGCTGGTGCGCGATGCCCAGGAGATGGCCCAGGAGCGCGTCAAGCAGCTCAAGCTCAAGGCGGAGACCTTCCTGGCCGAGCCCACGCGCGCGGTGATGGGCATGGCGCGCGTGCCCCAGTTCTTCTCCCTCCCCCTGGAGCAGCAGCAGACCTACCTGCGCTCGGTGCTCAACCAGCGCCGGGAGATCCAGGCCATCACCGTCCTGGGACTGGATGGCCGACGGCTGCCGGGCCTGCAGGCCTTCGCCGTCAATGACGTGCCCCCCACGGCGCTCGCCGAGCACGAGGCGCGCGCCATGGAGCTGCTCGAGGGGCTCAACGGCCTGCGCTACGCGGACGTGGTGGGGCGCACCGACGGCGAGGCCGTGGTGACGTTCGCCATCTCCGTGGGCGAGCCCATCCAGGGCTACATCGCCGCGGACGTGTCGCTCGGGGAGCTGCAGACCATGCTCGCCCAGGAGCGCGTGGGCAGCACCGGCTTCGTCTACCTCACCGATGCCCGGGGCCTGGTGATCGCCGGCGGTGGCGGACTCGTGGCCCACCAGGACGCCTCCAAGCGGCCCGTGGTGGCCTACCTCCTCCAGGACGTGTCACGCACGCAGGACACGGACATCCTCCACGTGGGCAACTTCGGCGAGGGCGCGGACGCCGTGGTGGCCGCCTACGCCACGCTGGCCGAGCCGACCTGGGCCATCATCTCCGAGCAACCGGTGGCGCTCGCCTACAAGCAGGTGGAGACGATGGAGCGGCGGCTGTTGCTCACCGTGCTCGCCGCCACGCTGGTGGCCCTGGGGCTCGCCGCCTTCTTCTCGCGCGGCGTCACCCGCCCCCTCAAGGGCTTCACCGAGGGCGCGCTGCGGCTGGCCCAGGGCAAGTTCGGCCTCGAGGTCAACGTGCCCCAGAAGAACGAGCTGGGCGACCTGGCCCGGACGTTCAACTACATGAGCAAGCAGCTGCTCGCGTACGACCACGAGAACCGCGGCCTCTACGAGAGCCTCGAGCAGGGCTACCTGGAAACCATCGTCGCGCTGGCCAACTCCATCGACTCCAAGGACTCGTACACCCGCGGCCACAGCCAGCGCGTGGGCGACGTGGCGGTGGAGATCGGCCGGGAGCTGGGCCTGTCCGAGCGCGAGCTCAAGCAGTTGCAGTTCGGCGGCATCCTCCACGACATCGGGAAGATCGGCATCGTGGAGTCCATCCTCTGCAAGCAGTCGCGGCTCACCGACGAGGAGATGGCCGTCATGCGTGGCCACCCGGACATCGGCGACACCATCATCAAGCCCATCAGCTTCCTGGGCCCCATGCGCGCGTGCGTGCGCAGCCACCACGAGCGCTGGGACGGCACCGGCTACCCGGACGGGCTCAAGGGCGAGGACATCCCCCTGCTCGCGCGCATCGTCGGGTGCGCGGACACCTTCGACGCCTGCACCTCCACCCGCCCCTACCAGAAGGCCATGCCGCTGGAGAAGGCCATGGAGATCCTCGACAACCTGAGCGGCCGGCAGTTGGACCCCGCCGTGGTGGAGGCGCTGCGCCGGGTGCTCAAGAAGCGCGGCGTGCGCGTCGAGGGACACCGCCTGCCCGTGAAGCTGGCGTCGTGAAGCCGTCACCTTCCGCCGCCCATCCCCCCACGCCCGGTGGTAAGCAGCACCCGGGCCGACTCCTGGCCCCGAGAGAGGAATCGTCTTGAGCTTCTGGGATCGCATCAAGCCCGCCGAGCGCCCCCTGTCCGCCTCCGAGGCGGAGACGTCCGCGGACGGCCTCCGCCTGCGCCTGCTCTGGGAAGACGGGCTGAAGACGGACACGAGCGCGCAGCACCTGCGCCAGCAGTGCCCGTGCGCGGCGTGCGTGGACGAGTGGACCAACAAGCGCACGCTGGACGCGTCCCAGGTGCCCGCCTCGCTGCGCATCACCCAGGTGCAGCCCGTGGGCAACTACGCGCTCAGCTTCGTCTTCAGTGACGGGCACTCCACCGGCATCTACCCCTGGAAGCTGCTGCGCGAGCTCACCCAGCCCCGGGGCTGAGCCGTCCGGAGGCGCGCCCCGTGAACGAGTCCCGCTACCGTCTGGTGCGTCCGCTCGCCGTGGGAGGCATGGCGGAGCTGTTCCTCGGCAGGGCGCGGGGCGCGGGCGGCTTCGAGAAGCCCGTGGCCATCAAGCGCATGCTGCCGCACCTGGCCAGGGATCCCACCCTCGCCCGGATGTTCCTCGCCGAGGCGCGGCTCGCCACGCACCTGCAGCACCAGAACATCGCCAGCGTCTACGACGTGGGCAGCGGCGACGAGGGTCTCTTCCTCGTCATGGAGCTGGTGGAGGGGTGGGACTTGAGCGTGCTGCTCGACCACGCCCTGCACCACGGCCAGCGCTTCCCCCCGCACCTGGTGGCCTTCATCGGCACCCAGGTGCTCGCCGGACTCGTGCACGCCTACCGCCGCCTGCACGAGGGCCGCCCCGTGCTCACCGCCCACCGCGATGTCTCGCCCTCCAACATCCTCGTGTCGCGCGAGGGCGAGGTGAAGGTGACGGACTTCGGCATCGCCCGCATGGAAGGCATCTCCCTGGGCACCCAGCCCGGCACCTTCAAGGGCAAGCTGCCCTACTCCGCGCCCGAGGTGCTCCAGGGCGAGCCCGCCACCGCCGCGAGCGATCAATTCGCGCTCGGCGTCGTGCTCCATGAGCTGCTCTCCGGACGCCATCCCTTCGAGCCGGGCGATTCGGCGGAGCCCATGGCGCTCGCCCTCTCCATCATCCAGCAGGAGCCCGCGCCCCTCCCGGAGGTGCCCACCCCCTTGAGCGCGATCATCCTCCGCGCCCTGGCCCGAGCCCCCGCCCAGCGCTTCCCCCGGCCCGAGGACATGGCCGAGGCCCTGTCGCGCTACCTCGCCCAGAGCGGCGAGCCCGCCAGTTCGCACGCCCTGGCCGCCTTCATCGCCCAGCTCCACCCGCCCCCGACCCTGCTCGAGCAGGAAGCGCCCGCCGAGCAGCCCCACGCGCAGACCCACACCCTGCGTCACCCGACCCTCCCCTCCGACGTCATGAAACCTTCTGACTCCGAACTCCCCCCCGAGGAGGACTGGGATGAAGTGCCAGGCGGCCCCGCACTCAGCACGAGTGGACAGGTCATCCGGACCACGCCCGCGTCCCCCCCTCCGCTCGCCTCGCACTGCGGCCATTGCCATGCCCCTCTTCCCGCGGACGGAGCCCGGTGCCCACGGTGCGGTCAGACGCAGCCTCCCATTGTCTCTCCCCTCGGCCGGGACGACACCCCGCTCGAGCTCGCGTCCCCGCCCCAGACACCGGACCGGGCGGAACGCTCCCCGCTGGAGCTCGACGGGCCACGGGCCGCCCCCTCCGAGCCCCTGCGACTCGCCGAGCGGGCCCCCCGGGCCGGGAACACCTATGTGCCCGTCGACATGCGCGGCCCCTGGCGCCGACGCCTGCGCTCCCTGCTGACGACCCTGCTCGTGCTGGGAGGCATCGGAGGAGCACTCTGGGTGGCCTGGCCCCACGCGGGGCCCCTGCTCGCGCGGGTGCGCGCCCCCCTGGGCCTCGCGGCCCCCACCGCCATCCTCTCCATCCAGAGCACCCCCACGGGCGCCACGGTGAGCGTGGACGGCAAGGTGGTGGGCACCACGCCCCTGTTCATCGACAACACCTACCCCGAGCAGTCCATCCCCGTGCGGCTCACCCTCAAGGGCTACAAGCCCTGGAAGGGCACCTTCACGGGAAGCCAGCCGGAGTCGCTCGACATCCAGCTCAAGCGCTGAGGGCGGGCCCGGAAGCCCGCGCCTCACTTCACCAGACGCAGGTGGCCCCGCCGGGGCTCGGGCGGCTCGTCCTTGGGGCCCTCGGCCTCGGAGGGCGGCAGCGGCGCCTCGGACTCGGGCGGAGGCAGCACCTCGCGCAGCACGGCCCGGGGACGCTCCACGGGCGCCGGGGGCGGGCTCGCCGGCTCCGGCACCCCTTCGGGAACCTTGGTCGTCACCATCGACTGCTGGAGCAGCTCGATCGGCATGTCGTCCGGATAGGCCCAGGACTCCTTCGTCACGTGGCTGGTGACGGCGAAGAGCGCGGACCAGGGCACCGCCACCTTGAAGCGGCTCCCCGAGAAGCTCAGCGTGCAGCGCACGCCCCACTCCCCCACCGTCAGGTCCGGCGGATCGAACCGGTAGGAGAGATTGAGGCGCAGGTGGGACTCATTGCGCAGCGAGTGGGGGACGAGCACCCCCGGACGGCGCGCGTCCAGGTGGATCATCACCATCCCCTTGTCGAGCGCGGCGAGCAACCGCGCCTTCTTCTCGGGAACCTTATTGTCCATCGCCGTCGCCGGCGGGAGGGGGGGCGTCTCAGCGACGGCGCATCGCCCGGTCCATCTCCCGCTTCGTCTCCCGTTCCTTGATGTCCTGCCGTCTGTCTTCGTGGGTCTTTCCGCGGCACAGCCCGAGCTCCACCTTGGCCCGGCCCTGCTTGAAATA
Above is a window of Cystobacter fuscus DNA encoding:
- a CDS encoding FecR domain-containing protein is translated as MMFVLALSALGVACPADEKPVAPVHVPAVPPPVRRAQLKGMHGDVKVKRAAGDEWLPAQEGMALFENDKVRTVAGAGAQVVFVQGSVVNLGEDALIGIAETRPRPGQERTDLTVLRGRVDAELEDSSRQALSVTTPAATVRAGRDIVFQ
- a CDS encoding ClpXP protease specificity-enhancing factor SspB, which translates into the protein MDNKVPEKKARLLAALDKGMVMIHLDARRPGVLVPHSLRNESHLRLNLSYRFDPPDLTVGEWGVRCTLSFSGSRFKVAVPWSALFAVTSHVTKESWAYPDDMPIELLQQSMVTTKVPEGVPEPASPPPAPVERPRAVLREVLPPPESEAPLPPSEAEGPKDEPPEPRRGHLRLVK
- a CDS encoding DUF971 domain-containing protein → MSFWDRIKPAERPLSASEAETSADGLRLRLLWEDGLKTDTSAQHLRQQCPCAACVDEWTNKRTLDASQVPASLRITQVQPVGNYALSFVFSDGHSTGIYPWKLLRELTQPRG
- a CDS encoding HD domain-containing phosphohydrolase; amino-acid sequence: MRLFKTLLLLMLVASLVPTVMVGLLSVSDTRELLVRDAQEMAQERVKQLKLKAETFLAEPTRAVMGMARVPQFFSLPLEQQQTYLRSVLNQRREIQAITVLGLDGRRLPGLQAFAVNDVPPTALAEHEARAMELLEGLNGLRYADVVGRTDGEAVVTFAISVGEPIQGYIAADVSLGELQTMLAQERVGSTGFVYLTDARGLVIAGGGGLVAHQDASKRPVVAYLLQDVSRTQDTDILHVGNFGEGADAVVAAYATLAEPTWAIISEQPVALAYKQVETMERRLLLTVLAATLVALGLAAFFSRGVTRPLKGFTEGALRLAQGKFGLEVNVPQKNELGDLARTFNYMSKQLLAYDHENRGLYESLEQGYLETIVALANSIDSKDSYTRGHSQRVGDVAVEIGRELGLSERELKQLQFGGILHDIGKIGIVESILCKQSRLTDEEMAVMRGHPDIGDTIIKPISFLGPMRACVRSHHERWDGTGYPDGLKGEDIPLLARIVGCADTFDACTSTRPYQKAMPLEKAMEILDNLSGRQLDPAVVEALRRVLKKRGVRVEGHRLPVKLAS
- a CDS encoding LysM peptidoglycan-binding domain-containing protein; the encoded protein is MALLSLAPGEVEVRAGESLDQVAERTLGRDGASELKAINKLKGDTLVPGTKLKLPGPDRERAQMALKSARNSVEQSDPNSPQHEEALAKLKEAESHFHSARYEEAAQTADDAWKRLAERPAQPTRLSVVVNDRGDTVVKAVSGRVSVEGGGTTQVIEDGASVQVEKGQAPRLVLGVPRPTQPQDKQRLSVKPVKSGLQPVLISWKAVQGAESYEVELVPAQGERRVMPAPSNELQVPLAAGTYRWSVRALSRDSRSEASAERDFEVEVAEVPAKRLRVKVQSSKWK
- a CDS encoding protein kinase domain-containing protein; the protein is MNESRYRLVRPLAVGGMAELFLGRARGAGGFEKPVAIKRMLPHLARDPTLARMFLAEARLATHLQHQNIASVYDVGSGDEGLFLVMELVEGWDLSVLLDHALHHGQRFPPHLVAFIGTQVLAGLVHAYRRLHEGRPVLTAHRDVSPSNILVSREGEVKVTDFGIARMEGISLGTQPGTFKGKLPYSAPEVLQGEPATAASDQFALGVVLHELLSGRHPFEPGDSAEPMALALSIIQQEPAPLPEVPTPLSAIILRALARAPAQRFPRPEDMAEALSRYLAQSGEPASSHALAAFIAQLHPPPTLLEQEAPAEQPHAQTHTLRHPTLPSDVMKPSDSELPPEEDWDEVPGGPALSTSGQVIRTTPASPPPLASHCGHCHAPLPADGARCPRCGQTQPPIVSPLGRDDTPLELASPPQTPDRAERSPLELDGPRAAPSEPLRLAERAPRAGNTYVPVDMRGPWRRRLRSLLTTLLVLGGIGGALWVAWPHAGPLLARVRAPLGLAAPTAILSIQSTPTGATVSVDGKVVGTTPLFIDNTYPEQSIPVRLTLKGYKPWKGTFTGSQPESLDIQLKR